A window of the Cryptosporidium parvum Iowa II chromosome 7, whole genome shotgun sequence genome harbors these coding sequences:
- a CDS encoding histone H2B (transcripts identified by EST), with protein MSGKSGKSIKGPAQKQQAAKKTAGKSPADGGKRKRRKRTESFALYIYKVLKQVHPETGISKKSMSIMNSFINDVFDRLSAEAVKLVQYNKKRTLSSREVQTSVRLMLPGELSKHAVSEGTKAVTKYTSASA; from the coding sequence ATGTCAGGAAAAAGTGGTAAATCAATTAAGGGACCAGCCCAGAAGCAGCAAGCAGCAAAGAAGACTGCAGGAAAGTCTCCAGCAGACGGTGGCAAGAGAAAGAGACGTAAGAGAACAGAATCCTTTGCTCTTTACATCTACAAGGTTTTGAAGCAGGTTCATCCAGAGACTGGTATTAGTAAGAAGAGCATGAGTATCATGAACTCTTTTATAAATGATGTTTTTGATCGTCTCTCAGCTGAAGCTGTCAAGTTGGTTCAGTATAACAAGAAGAGGACTTTATCAAGCAGAGAGGTTCAGACTTCAGTTAGATTAATGCTTCCAGGTGAGCTCTCAAAGCATGCAGTCTCTGAAGGAACTAAAGCTGTTACTAAATACACTTCTGCATCTGCTTAA
- a CDS encoding threonyl-tRNA synthetase (RNA binding domain TGS+HxxxH+tRNA synthetase) — MDPKRIQKGTEKTLSSVGKIGGEFKVEKKPEFINRRLSLFKTLYEKQCALLQEKASKNEPIKITLQNGDQRDGVKFQTSPMEIARQISKKLAESCIVAKIRYNKSLFIEDDEVRGIEEDEEETCCQGHENQSDGWRLWDATRPLEGDCELEILTFDSLEGSGVFWHSSSHILGQCLENEYGAQVTIGPALNPGFYYDSYMGTHSVSNTEYSDIENCAKTIISEKQQFERLQCNKEEALELFKDNPFKVSLIMSKIPDGAQTTIYRCGSFVDLCTGPHIPHTGIVKAFKVTKNSGCNWLGNTENDALQRVYGVSFPDKKRLDEYLNMLEEAKKRDHRLLGSNLQLFFFDSNVSPGSCFWLPAGARLYNKLMDFIRNEYRIREFTEVITPNIFSCDLWKTSGHYFAYKENMFIFDVEEKEWGLKPMNCPGHCVMFKHMNPSYRQLPIRLADFGVLHRNEFSGALNGLTRVRRFQQDDAHIFCTPEQIQEEVFKALDFLFFIYGQLGFTFDLFLSTMPKEHLGTEEQWKEAENALKSALDKTGRDWKLNPGDGAFYGPKIDIMLWDALKRQHQCGTIQLDFQLPIRFNLQYRTDENISEESTNQEQPPSHQNADQNPDNSLKQGYRRPVIIHRAILGSVERMSAVILEHTGGKLPFWLSPRQAIVLSISEKTVEYAKSVERELCRRGFDVSGDYSAATINKKIRESQLLQWNYMLVIGENEARDKKVTLRCRDTTIPQELLTLDQLILKFSSMGFPSSIDSNSSNQ; from the coding sequence ATGGATCCAAAGAGAATTCAAAAAGGTACTGAAAAAACACTTTCCAGTGTTGGAAAAATTGGTGGAGAATTCAAAGTAGAAAAGAAGCCAGAATTCATAAATAGACGTCTCTCACTATTCAAAACGCTTTATGAAAAACAATGTGCATTGCTCCAGGAAAAGGCTTCAAAAAATGAACCAATTAAAATTACCCTTCAGAATGGTGATCAAAGAGACGGTGTTAAGTTCCAAACATCCCCTATGGAAATTGCAAGACAAATATCAAAGAAATTAGCGGAGAGCTGCATTGTAGCAAAAATCAGATATAacaaatcattatttattgagGATGATGAAGTTCGTGGtattgaagaagatgaagaagaaacaTGTTGTCAAGGGCACGAAAATCAAAGTGATGGATGGAGACTTTGGGATGCAACTAGACCATTAGAAGGGGATTGTGAATTAGAGATTTTAACATTTGATTCTCTTGAAGGTAGTGGTGTTTTCTGGCACTCTTCATCACATATTCTTGGTCAATgtttagaaaatgaatatggAGCTCAAGTTACAATTGGTCCTGCACTTAATCCAGGATTTTACTATGATTCATACATGGGAACTCACAGTGTTAGTAATACTGAATATTctgatattgaaaattgtgcaaaaacaataatttctgaaaaGCAACAATTTGAAAGGTTACAATGCAATAAAGAAGAAGCATTGGAACTCTTTAAAGATAACCCTTTTAAGGTTTCATTGATCATGTCAAAGATCCCAGATGGTGCTCAAACAACAATATATAGATGTGGTTCATTCGTAGATTTATGTACAGGTCCCCATATTCCTCATACAGGGATTGTTAAGGCTTTTAAAGTTACAAAGAATTCTGGATGTAACTGGCTTGGAAATACTGAAAATGATGCATTACAAAGAGTTTATGGTGTATCTTTCCCAGATAAGAAACGCTTAGATGAGTATTTGAATATGTTGGAAGAGGCTAAAAAGCGTGATCATAGATTACTTGGATCAAACTTACAGCTATTCTTCTTCGACTCAAATGTATCGCCTGGATCATGTTTCTGGCTTCCAGCAGGAGCAAGACTGTATAATAAGTTAATGGActttattagaaatgaaTACAGAATTCGTGAATTTACTGAAGTTATTACCCCAAACATTTTTAGTTGCGATTTGTGGAAGACTTCAGGACATTACTTTGCTTACAAAGAAAATATGTTTATTTTTGATGTAGAAGAAAAGGAATGGGGTCTAAAACCAATGAACTGTCCAGGACACTGTGTTATGTTCAAACATATGAATCCATCATATAGACAACTTCCAATTAGATTAGCTGATTTTGGTGTACTTCACagaaatgaattttctGGTGCTTTAAATGGCTTAACTAGAGTTAGAAGATTCCAACAAGATGATGCGCATATCTTCTGTACTCCTGAACAGATCCAAGAAGAAGTATTTAAAGCTCTTGACTTTTTATTCTTCATATATGGTCAATTGGGATTCACATTCGACCTCTTTCTAAGTACAATGCCAAAAGAACATTTGGGAACAGAAGAACAGTGGAAAGAGGCAGAAAATGCATTAAAGTCTGCATTGGATAAGACTGGTAGAGACTGGAAATTAAACCCTGGGGATGGAGCATTTTATGGCccaaaaattgatattatGCTTTGGGATGCCTTAAAAAGGCAACATCAATGCGGAACAATCCAACTTGACTTCCAGCTCCCAATTAGATTTAATCTCCAATATAGAACTGACgaaaatatttctgaaGAGTCCACAAATCAAGAACAACCTCCCTCTCACCAAAATGCTGATCAAAACCCAGACAATAGTCTTAAACAAGGATACAGAAGGCCAGTAATTATTCACAGAGCAATTCTTGGTAGTGTAGAAAGAATGTCAGCTGTAATTCTTGAACATACAGGAGGAAAATTACCCTTTTGGCTTTCTCCAAGGCAAGCCATTGTTCTCTCTATCTCAGAAAAAACTGTTGAATATGCTAAATCTGTTGAAAGAGAGCTTTGCAGAAGAGGTTTTGACGTTTCTGGAGATTACAGTGCTGCCACcattaacaaaaaaattagagaATCACAACTTTTGCAATGGAACTACATGCTTGTTATTGGCGAAAACGAAGCAAGAGACAAAAAAGTCACTCTCCGCTGCAGAGATACCACTATTCCCCAAGAATTACTTACTTTGGATCAACTTATTCTCAAGTTCTCTTCTATGGGCTTCCCTTCAAGTATCGACTCAAATTCTTCTAACCAATGA
- a CDS encoding endonuclease III, with protein sequence RFHVLVAAFLSSQTKDEVTAACMNRLIDNGLSPEFINNQSVDSLRDMLYGVGFYNTKAKNLKEISRIIIQNYSGKVPEKYEQLVMLPGIGPKMANLILQIGFGIVVGISVDTHMHRIFNRIGWVKTKNPIETSKEMEKMLPRIYWNDINKVFVGYGQTICKPINPKCQECNIRDYCSHGMKWKKKASTK encoded by the exons AGATTTCATGTCCTTGTAGCAGCCTTTCTTTCCAGCCAAACAAAAGATGAAGTTACTGCTGCTTGTATGAATAGACTAATTGATAATGGTTTAAGTcctgaatttattaataatcaGTCGGTTGATTCATTAAGAGATATGTTATATGGAGTTGGATTCTACAATACTAAAGcgaagaatttgaaagaaatatcCAGAATCATTATTCAGAATTATTCTGGTAAAGTTCCTGAAAAATACGAACAGCTTGTAATGTTACCAGGTATTGGACCAAAAATGgcaaatttaattttacaGATT GGGTTTGGAATAGTTGTTGGGATTTCTGTAGATACTCATATGCATCGTATTTTCAATAGAATTGGTTGGgtaaaaacaaaaaacCCTATTGAAACATCCAAAGAGATGGAAAAGATGCTTCCAAG GATATATTGGAACGATATTAACAAAGTTTTTGTTGGCTATGGCCAAACTATCTGTAAACCAATAAATCCAAAG TGTCAAGAATGTAATATTAGAGATTATTGCTCTCATGGGATGAAATGGAAAAAGAAGGCGTCAACCAAA
- a CDS encoding CpCCp1/Cpa135 (secreted protein with the following architecture: signal peptide sequence Ric, disc, NEC, LCCL domain,levanase, apicA) — MRWKTFSFLLAFLSISLIVTAKDGESNYYFFKKAISSSTLVGSSFNGEFDPSNALNMGNSEWRSASNLSAEQQIVYTAFISATAKAIGLKIVWSSSPRETQIQVSPDGINYEIVVPNRRATQNEKEFTEDFMFDHSRDVRAVKIQMKAKPSQYIGIRQLVALGSGSPLAMIISGITDEKGDNCLQVIGGRVQDDFAQVDLDSCVYGISAGDGRELWKMGPNGQIISAASNPPKCLIVANGDFSGSSPLLIQDCEIAEQAEDGRSFWEFNENSQLQVKGTNACVNQINKAGFGVGTTKLELSGTASSTMDALHTVDAAIDSDIATYWASAAFESTGEHKVSINLSANMTYQLKNLRIDWEFPPFTYSIAAKVDGEMKQITKVEGNPSNTTLNEMNGVISDFIQIVMEKPHPRYGKYSNKYLYGIREIELMTNNLRSVVSFCRDAALSKDARDKYFLNYVEDFNSKASEMVKSAARDVLSRTKNLGVLNDRVNTLLPSIDECFTDKKEYVSRLEDYISNAKQLKEGLGAVKDEISVGVGNEPGDEPNLPAEDCFSIASRNPNAISGFYWILPRCAPEPIRVWCDIKFGASYYIWNDGGNPGSYISVTSVSDIRKYCAHVGMEPLVLRNIEQISGIKSALGIMGFKLSEGSGIPLAVDYGCLDGKCTGSYQDLRDGTTDLTSLVLSLASPESTATTLFGNDAVGLGFSENYLSFFNLKNSNIVGIVCSTNVVPTQKQINHVDIDCDTVAYKNPIFEGPINTNIIVQCPPGCAEYKTKVYGSDGVYSEKSSICKAALQVGVISTNTGGMFNVALEGPKNSYEGSTKNEIESEKLSGIPTRSLRISTISKECPIDVISKGGNDLHQLSTATTLNQQAKQGQKLQNPVKVSTPVIKTDLWEGKTNEPFISKILKEASQYIDESYGVDPSLSFATQEESKMAILEMRRKLKPAEMLTKSQSPKIMDVVDNVDHIANELLKVTGVYKSITKELLDKLDDVEAIHSSQTGFQSFTLDTQKMPFEQTFSVYDMPRTQRGPSDWGYTTTAINGRTKLLGQNSPITGSSEHSPRGTFAQIKNRRFFDFTLTTEVYPPVSGIFGIAFRVRDLSNYYLLEFNQEEERIRLLRLKEGITYILDTKEDFKFKEGEFQKVEITVQRDRIYAKIGHVKLQVVDEGLLSGTVAFYSNGVVGGVYFDNVSIKAKSCKKFFMSPAPRSPRCSNYKQCYLSTFETTYDIVKNNDVNGNWEYIKEYKGRTNAMVVKTSGESRILLKETHTCKNGYFSFDFNPPCSNGKVSGIFRYTDNDNYYQVIVSNTSTTLVKKTKAKTTLLKKVMFGFTQNEWNRILVNFEGTTIYVYSTKYNGNTKEIIKVTEKDTQVSHGRVGLSVKNCSETAFDKVSLEPFRVDSNKDVENSTDKEKTDSIYKSCTLNTHILQREQHCETMFGSNSQKSVTCTNNYCTECCDYYTNMITDRTYYNSCKSACSINDSYAENSTKEYINQLATCISGTSKAFDICTETDQKCKIEVCDLCCNSAFDGVQKDIQGIVVKACQAQCSHRFDTDKVLA, encoded by the coding sequence ATGAGGTGGAAgacattttcatttttgttAGCATTTTTGAGTATTTCTCTTATAGTAACTGCAAAAGATGGTGAATCAAACTACTACTTCTTCAAGAAGGCAATTTCTAGCTCAACTTTAGTAGGGAGCAGTTTTAATGGAGAATTTGACCCATCAAATGCATTGAATATGGGAAATAGCGAGTGGAGGTCCGCAAGTAACCTCTCAGCAGAACAACAAATTGTTTATACAGCTTTTATCTCAGCAACAGCAAAAGCAATTGGTTTGAAAATAGTTTGGAGCTCAAGTCCAAGAGAAACTCAAATCCAGGTTTCTCCTGATGGAATTAATTATGAAATTGTAGTTCCAAATAGAAGAGCAACTCAGAACGAGAAGGAATTTACTGAAGACTTCATGTTCGACCATTCAAGAGATGTGAGAGCAGTGAAAATCCAAATGAAGGCAAAGCCAAGCCAATATATTGGTATTAGACAGCTGGTTGCTCTTGGATCAGGTTCTCCATTAGCGATGATTATATCGGGAATTACAGACGAGAAAGGGGACAACTGCTTACAGGTCATTGGAGGTAGAGTTCAGGATGACTTCGCTCAAGTAGATTTAGATTCATGTGTATATGGTATTTCTGCAGGGGATGGAAGAGAATTATGGAAAATGGGGCCAAATGGGCAAATAATCAGTGCAGCAAGTAATCCTCCAAAATGTTTGATCGTAGCAAATGGCGACTTCAGTGGATCTTCTCCTTTGCTTATTCAAGATTGTGAAATTGCAGAACAGGCTGAAGATGGTCGATCATTCTGGGagtttaatgaaaattctCAATTACAGGTTAAAGGAACAAATGCATGTGTTAATCAAATAAACAAGGCAGGTTTCGGAGTTGGAACAACAAAGTTGGAATTGAGTGGAACAGCTTCTTCCACAATGGATGCATTACATACAGTGGATGCAGCAATAGATAGTGATATAGCGACATATTGGGCATCAGCAGCTTTTGAAAGTACTGGTGAACACAAGGTTTCAATCAATTTGTCAGCTAATATGACTTATCAActtaaaaatttaagaattGATTGGGAATTTCCTCCATTTACTTATTCTATCGCAGCAAAGGTAGATGGCGAAATGAAACAGATTACAAAGGTTGAGGGTAATCCATCAAATACAACATTGAATGAGATGAACGGAGTAATTTCAGATTTCATTCAGATTGTCATGGAAAAGCCACATCCAAGATATGGTAAATACTCcaacaaatatttgtatGGTATTagagaaattgaattaatgacaaataatttaagatCTGTGGTTTCATTCTGTAGAGATGCTGCCTTATCAAAAGATGCAAGAGATAAAtactttttgaattatgtagaagattttaattctaAGGCATCTGAAATGGTAAAGAGCGCAGCTAGAGATGTTTTGTCCAGAACAAAAAACCTTGGAGTGTTAAATGATAGAGTTAATACTTTGCTTCCATCGATTGATGAATGTTTTACTGATAAGAAAGAATATGTATCCCGTTTAGAAgattatatttcaaatgctaaacaattaaaagaaGGTTTAGGAGCAGTTAAGGACGAAATTTCTGTTGGAGTTGGAAATGAGCCGGGGGATGAGCCAAATCTCCCAGCAGAAGATTGTTTTTCAATTGCTTCAAGAAATCCAAATGCAATTTCTGGTTTCTACTGGATATTACCAAGATGTGCTCCAGAACCTATTCGAGTATGGTGTGATATTAAGTTTGGAGCATCATATTATATTTGGAATGATGGTGGAAATCCAGGATCATATATTTCAGTTACATCTGTTTCAGATATAAGAAAGTACTGTGCACATGTTGGAATGGAGCCATTAGTACTTAGAAATATTGAACAAATTTCTGGAATCAAGAGCGCATTAGGAATTATGGGATTCAAATTATCTGAAGGTAGCGGTATTCCATTGGCTGTTGATTATGGTTGTTTAGATGGAAAGTGCACAGGATCATATCAAGATTTAAGAGATGGAACAACAGATCTGACCAGCTTGGTTCTCTCTTTGGCATCTCCAGAATCTACTGCTACAACATTATTTGGAAACGATGCTGTAGGACTTGGATTCAgtgaaaattatttaagttTCTTCAacttaaaaaattcaaatattgttGGAATTGTTTGTTCAACAAATGTGGTACCAACtcaaaaacaaattaatcaCGTTGATATTGATTGTGACACTGTTGCATATAAAAATCCAATATTCGAAGGACCAATTAACACAAACATCATTGTACAATGCCCACCAGGTTGTGCAGAGTATAAAACCAAGGTTTATGGAAGCGATGGTGTTTACTCAGAAAAAAGTTCAATTTGCAAAGCTGCTTTACAAGTTGGAGTAATTTCTACAAATACAGGAGGAATGTTCAATGTAGCTTTGGAAGGTCCAAAGAATTCATACGAAGGATCAACTAAGAATGAAATTGAGTCAGAAAAATTATCAGGCATTCCAACTAGAAGTTTAAGAATTAGTACTATTTCAAAGGAATGTCCAATTGATGTTATTTCAAAGGGAGGAAATGATCTACATCAACTCTCTACCGCTACAACTCTAAATCAACAGGCAAAACAAGGacaaaaattacaaaatcCAGTTAAAGTCTCCACTCCAGTTATCAAAACAGATTTATGGGAAGGAAAAACAAATGAGCCTTTCATTAGTAAAATTTTGAAGGAAGCTTCACAATATATTGATGAGTCATATGGTGTGGATCCATCTTTAAGTTTTGCAACTCAAGAAGAGTCAAAGATGGCAATATTAGAGATGAGAAGAAAACTAAAGCCAGCAGAAATGTTAACAAAATCACAATCACCAAAGATAATGGATGTTGTTGACAATGTCGATCATATTGCAAACGAACTATTAAAGGTTACTGGTGTATATAAATCAATAACTAAGGAACTTCTTGATAAATTAGACGACGTCGAAGCAATTCACTCTTCACAAACTGGATTCCAAAGTTTCACATTAGACACACAGAAAATGCCATTTGAACAAACATTTTCCGTATATGATATGCCAAGAACCCAAAGAGGACCAAGTGATTGGGGTTATACAACCACAGCAATTAATGGAAGAACTAAGTTGCTTGGACAGAATTCTCCAATCACTGGTTCATCGGAACATTCACCAAGAGGAACCTTTGCACAAATTAAGAACAGAAGATTCTTTGATTTTACATTAACTACTGAAGTCTATCCACCAGTCTCAGGTATTTTTGGTATTGCATTTAGAGTTAGAGACTTATCTAATTACTATTTGCTTGAGTTCAACCAAGAAGAAGAGAGAATTAGACTATTAAGACTTAAAGAAGGTATTACTTACATTTTAGATACAAAAGaagatttcaaattcaaagaagGAGAGTTCCAAAAAGTAGAGATTACAGTACAAAGAGATAGAATTTACGCAAAGATTGGACATGTTAAACTTCAAGTTGTAGATGAAGGCTTACTTTCAGGTACTGTTGCATTCTATTCAAATGGAGTCGTTGGCGGCGTATACTTTGATAATGTTTCAATTAAGGCCAAATCTTGcaaaaaattcttcatgTCACCAGCTCCAAGATCTCCAAGATGCTCAAATTATAAACAATGTTACTTATCAACATTTGAGACAACTTATGATATTGTTAAAAATAACGATGTTAATGGTAACTGGGAATATATTAAGGAATACAAGGGAAGAACCAATGCAATGGTTGTCAAGACATCTGGTGAATCTAGAATACTCTTAAAAGAAACTCATACTTGCAAAAATGGTTATTTCTCCTTCGATTTTAATCCACCTTGTTCTAATGGAAAGGTATCCGGAATTTTCAGATATACTGACAATGACAATTATTATCAGGTTATTGTTTCAAACACATCCACAACTTTGGTTAAGAAAACTAAAGCTAAAACTACTCTGTTAAAGAAGGTCATGTTTGGTTTCACACAAAATGAATGGAATCGTATTCTTGTAAACTTTGAAGGTACAACAATCTATGTTTACTCAACAAAGTACAATGGAAATACTAAGGAGATTATTAAGGTCACCGAAAAAGATACTCAAGTCTCACATGGTAGAGTAGGACTTAGTGTCAAAAACTGTTCTGAAACAGCCTTTGATAAAGTCTCTCTTGAGCCTTTCAGAGTTGACTCCAATAAAGATGTCGAAAATTCTACAGATAAAGAGAAAACTGATTCTATCTATAAATCTTGTACTTTGAACACTCATATTTTGCAGAGAGAACAACATTGTGAAACTATGTTTGGATCTAATTCACAAAAGTCGGTCACTTGTACTAATAACTACTGTACTGAATGTTGCGATTACTACACAAATATGATTACAGACAGAACATACTATAATTCATGCAAGAGTGCTTGTTCAATTAATGATAGCTATGCTGAAAATTCAACAAAGGAATACATTAATCAGCTCGCTACATGTATTTCTGGAACTAGTAAAGCCTTTGACATTTGTACAGAAACTGATCAAAAGTGCAAAATTGAGGTTTGTGATTTATGTTGCAATAGTGCATTCGATGGAGTGCAAAAGGATATCCAAGGAATAGTTGTCAAAGCTTGCCAGGCTCAATGCAGTCATAGATTTGATACCGATAAGGTTTTGGcctaa
- a CDS encoding Ing1 like PHD finger protein has translation MSDSSISSDESDWDHSWGCPGDFSDLPGLNQDHSYPYMFSSSWYSPEDQEKKEPVYQTEFYSNNITTGFPNSVKTVPGNVVESEKEDVTPDYLDNSEFNNQGVNFFDSQIPNCRSQRLQYNTKLCIEYIEDDISRIMWNLEQQFQECVLTKDSKRQRNHGFSIEEVSEIDSVEQKKYKLRSYISILRYITMMIENCASIEMQWAKDELEMTNLLRNNISEAFMKLQKVNLSNESSNHDTVKSNDLQKNSNSLKVRKSKRIQAKVLEEEVCTVQAGSPKIEVNDFHSISDETSKFCFCKQPVLDNMIRCESGNQCIYGVWFHFLCLKIINEPQKTWYCPGCTRDEEYRALWSHIFQREALKKSIEANISKNQDETKANATPILTNSKNEKKKNSCKKERKRSKSVDGYPKKKQSRGSFFDRNNEISNYTESLNNSYDEIKREAEYKEIPQNT, from the coding sequence ATGTCAGATTCCTCAATTTCGTCCGATGAAAGTGACTGGGATCATTCCTGGGGATGCCCAGGTGATTTCTCGGATTTACCGGGGTTGAATCAAGACCACAGTTACCCCTATATGTTCTCATCAAGTTGGTATTCCCCAGAAGAccaagaaaagaaagaacCTGTATATCAAACAGagttttattcaaataatataacaACTGGTTTTCCGAATTCAGTTAAAACTGTTCCCGGGAATGTTGTGGAGAGTGAGAAAGAAGATGTTACTCCAGATTACCTGGATAATTCGgaatttaataatcaaGGAGTTAACTTCTTTGACTCACAAATTCCTAATTGTAGAAGCCAAAGGCTTCAATATAATACAAAGTTATGTATTGAGtatattgaagatgatatttcaagaattatGTGGAATTTGGAACAGCAATTCCAAGAATGTGTTTTAACTAAAGACTCTAAAAGACAGAGAAATCACGGATTCAGTATTGAGGAAGTGTCTGAAATTGATTCTGTCGAGCAAAAGAAGTATAAACTGAGATCTTACATCAGCATTTTGAGGTATATCACTATGATGATTGAAAATTGTGCTTCAATTGAAATGCAATGGGCAAAGGATGAACTTGAAATGACAAATTTGCTTcgaaataatattagcGAAGCATTTATGAAGCTTcaaaaagttaatttatcTAATGAGAGTTCAAATCATGATACTGTGAAGTCGAATGATTTacaaaagaattcaaattctttaaaagtCCGCAAAAGTAAACGTATTCAAGCAAAAGTTCTTGAGGAAGAAGTCTGTACAGTTCAAGCTGGTAGTCCAAAAATTGAGGTAAATGATTTTCACTCTATTTCTGATGAAACATCCAAATTTTGTTTCTGTAAACAACCTGTACTAGACAATATGATTAGATGTGAATCTGGAAATCAATGTATTTATGGTGTTTGGTTTCATTTTCTATGTTTAAAGATAATTAATGAACCACAAAAGACTTGGTATTGTCCAGGCTGTACTAGAGATGAGGAATATCGAGCTTTGTGGTCTCATATATTCCAAAGGGAAGCTTTAAAGAAATCTATAGAAGCTAATATCTCAAAAAATCAAGATGAAACTAAGGCAAATGCAACGCCAATTTTAACTAATTCGAAGAAcgaaaagaagaaaaatagCTGTAAAAAGGAAAGAAAGAGATCAAAGAGTGTAGATGGGTATCCTAAGAAGAAGCAAAGTAGGGGAAGTTTTTTTGATcgaaataatgaaatttcaaattacACTGAAAGTCTCAATAATTCATATGATGAAATCAAGAGAGAAGCTGAATACAAAGAAATCCCACAAAATAcctaa
- a CDS encoding step II splicing factor SLU7, which translates to MNLDERDDSATEEIGRDDVRGANTTSDDALNPHIPQFIAKAPWYINQQESSLEHQRLRADEARIDLDSGIKKGVLGEAHVKYRKGACTNCGSMTHQARDCLERPRKVGAKWNNLDICPDEIIPEIRKTTNLDEKRDRWRGFRPEDYKPIIEQFEAVEELARQKRAKKVEESLSNNKNNPEDKNEELDEKDELKLGDFDETTFGASSDKTRTNVRNLRIREDTAKYLRNLDLNSAFYDPKSRSMREDPFHKSSNIGNTYRGDNAIRNSGEVSKILLMEAFAYNKHKQGESIHLQALPTRSEMLYKSSISNKDNDNLKKLEEISRKYERNNQPSISKLELTERPTTVGDLSSMNTKTTKKFVSSIYVEDEYISNHTQVWGSYYDLEAKKWGFRCCKQTCRFSKCTNI; encoded by the coding sequence atgaacTTAGACGAAAGAGATGACTCGGCTACGGAGGAGATTGGTAGAGATGACGTTAGAGGTGCCAATACAACATCGGATGATGCTTTAAATCCTCATATTCCCCAGTTCATTGCTAAGGCTCCTTGGTATATTAATCAGCAAGAAAGCAGCTTAGAGCACCAAAGACTTAGGGCAGATGAGGCAAGAATTGACTTGGATAGTGGTATAAAAAAGGGAGTGCTCGGAGAGGCTCATGTAAAATATAGGAAAGGAGCATGCACAAACTGTGGTTCCATGACTCACCAGGCACGTGATTGTTTGGAACGTCCAAGGAAAGTAGGTGCTAAGTGGAATAACTTGGATATTTGCCCAGACGAGATAATTCCAGAAATCAGAAAAACAACTAATTTAGATGAAAAGAGAGATAGATGGAGAGGTTTTAGACCCGAGGACTACAAACCGATAATAGAGCAATTTGAGGCAGTGGAGGAACTTGCCAGACAAAAAAGAGCAAAAAAAGTGGAGGAGTCCTTGTCAAATAACAAGAACAACCCTGAAGATAAGAATGAAGAATTAGATGAGAAGGATGAGCTAAAGTTGGGAGACTTTGATGAAACAACTTTTGGTGCCTCTTCAGATAAAACCAGGACAAATGTAAGGAATTTGAGAATTAGAGAAGATACTGCAAAGTACTTGCGTAATTTGGACCTCAACTCTGCTTTTTATGACCCAAAAAGCAGATCGATGAGAGAAGATCCATTTCAcaaatcttcaaatattggCAATACCTATAGGGGAGACAACGCAATTAGGAATTCTGGAGAAGTGTCAAAGATACTCCTCATGGAAGCATTTGCATATAATAAACATAAACAAGGGGAAAGTATACACCTACAAGCACTACCGACCAGATCAGAAATGTTATATAAATCAAGTATATCAAACAAAGATAATGACAATCTCAAGAAGCTAGAAGAAATTTCCAGAAAGTATGAAAGAAATAACCAGCCCAGCATCTCAAAGTTAGAGTTAACTGAAAGGCCAACAACAGTTGGCGACCTTAGTAGCATGAATACAAAAACcacaaaaaaatttgtgtCTTCAATTTACGTTGAAGACGAATATATATCGAATCACACCCAAGTTTGGGGCTCTTATTACGATTTGGAGGCCAAAAAATGGGGTTTCAGATGTTGTAAACAAACATGTAGATTCTCAAAATGtactaatatttaa